The nucleotide window TATATGAAAATACTAGAATAAATTATGAAAAATACTAGTAAAAAAATAAATTAGTATATATTGAAGGCTAAATAAGTTACCTACAAAATACAAAAAAAAAGCTAAACATGTCATTACGTTATAGAATAACTAAAAGAAATAACTCTTTAAAAAACAATACAGAGCAATATATTTTACAAGCTGTTAATACAGGTACTATAGAATTAGATTACATTAGTAAACTAATTAGTGAAGAGTGCAGCCTACATGAAGTTGATGTAAAAGCAGTTTTAATTGCTTTGGGGTTAAAACTAGAATTTTTTCTTACAGATGGTAAAATAGTAGAATTAGGTGATATTGGCCGTTTTAAAATGGGTTTTAACGGTACTGCAAGTAACGACCCTAATACTTTAACGCCTAAACGTAACATTAAAAAATACCATATAAACTATCAACCTTCTAAGAAATTAAAGCAACGTCTAAAAGCAGGTGTAGATACTTATAAAGAGGGTAGAAGGGGTTAAACTAAACATAAAGCATAAAACATAAAAAATGACGCTATAAAATAGCGCCTTTTTAATAGTAGGATTTAAAACCTATGTTAACATAGTAACACGGTTTTCTATATACGTTTTTAAGGTTTGTAAAAATTGGCACATACAGAACCATCTTTTGTGTCAAAGTATACCACATTTACACTTCTTTCAATTGATGCATTATTTAGTGGATTTTCATTATTTATACCGTTTATCAATAGATGTGTTTTGGGCTATCATAGTTGACGTTAATTATCTATAGTATTTTATTCGATAAGAATACTTTGGGAAAACTCGATATTTCTTTTCTCTTTTAATATATCAAGTATAGAAAAAAAATAAGCAAT belongs to Polaribacter dokdonensis and includes:
- a CDS encoding DNA-binding protein, coding for MSLRYRITKRNNSLKNNTEQYILQAVNTGTIELDYISKLISEECSLHEVDVKAVLIALGLKLEFFLTDGKIVELGDIGRFKMGFNGTASNDPNTLTPKRNIKKYHINYQPSKKLKQRLKAGVDTYKEGRRG